TTCTTGCCTTTGAGGCCCCGCCACGCGGCGTCCTGGGCCTTGGCGTTGATGGTCGTCGTGACAGACCCGCCCTCAGGTTTGCGACCCGACAGGGTACCCGTGATCCGAGACAGCCACTGGGCATCGGAGGTTCCGGTCAGCTGTGCGTTCTGGGTCTGCTCCAGCATGGAACGTCCGTAGTAGTACGAGTAGTACCCGGTGATCGGGGCATACTCGGGCCCTGAGGGGTAGACGCGCTGGTAGGCGAACTTGCCGTCGCTCGACCTGGTCGTCGCGATGGGCATTGAACCGACGAGGATGTCGCCACGGTTCTGGGAGTACTCGGCGTCGCGCACCCGAACGTTGCGCGGATCGTTGTTGAGGCTGGCCTGCCGGAAGATGGCCGATCCGGTGAGGTTGATCATGAGGGCCAGGAACATTAGTCCGGCGAGCAGGGATACCCCGCGAATGGGCTTGTTCATCGCGCGCCCCCATTCGTGATGACGGTGGTGGTCTGGGCTTGAGAATCAGCGGGCACGGTCGCCACGAAGTCGTCGGCCGGTTTTCGATTCCGGTGCGAGACGATCATGATGATGGCGACGATGACCCAGTTGGCCACCAGAGACGACCCGCCTTGGCTCATGAATGGCGTCGTCAGGCCGGTCAGGGGCAGGAGCCGGGTGACGCCACCGATGATGGCGAAGACCTGGAGAGCAAGGGTGAAGGACAGTCCTGCGACCATGAGCTTGCCGAAGTCGTCGCGACATCCCAGGGCGGTGCGCATGCCGCGAGCAGTGAAGATGAAGAACATGACGATGACGGCCATGAGGCCAGTGACGCCGAGTTCCTCGCCGATCGAGGTCGCGATGAAGTCGCTCCATGCCAGGGGCACCATGCCCGGGCGTCCCAGCCCCCAGCCGCGCCCTGCCAGACCGCCCCACGCCAACCCGAACTGGGCCTGGATAATCTGGTAATTCTGGCTGTAATCGGTGAAGGGATGCAGCCAGGAGTCGAAACGGATGCGGACATGTCCGAAGAAGGCGTACGCCAGTGCGGCACCGCCGAGGAGGCTGATCGCTCCCAGTATCGCCCATCCGATTCGCTCGGTCGTGATGTACAGCATGACGACGAACATGCCGTAGAAGAGCATTCCGGTACCCAGGTCGTTCTGGTAGACGATGACGAGCATCGTTGCCACCCACATCACCGCGATCGGGCCGAGGTCACGGGCCCGTGGCAGGGTGATCCCAAGGATGGTGTGGCCAGCGCGGGAGAGTACGTCGCGGTTGTCGACGAGGTAGGCCGCGAAAGCGATGGCCAGGACTACTTTCGACACCTCGGCAGGCTGGAAACTGTAGGAGCCGATATGGATCCACACTCGCGAACCCAGCACCGACATGCCCAGGCCGGGGACCAGAGGTAGGAGCAGGAATCCCAGTCCGACGATGAACAACACGTAGGGGTACTTCTGCAGTTTGCGGTGATCGCGCAGGATGAGCAGGGTCGCCACGAACAAGGTGATGCCCAGGGCCGTCCACAGGGCCTGAGTCTCCATCCGATGATGGTGTGGGTCGGAAATGAGATCGATGCGGTGAATCATGGCGAGCCCGAGCCCGTTGAGGGCGAAGACGATGGGCAGAATCACCGGGTCGGCGTAGGGAATGGCGATCCTCACGAAGATGTGCGCGACGACAGCCACTCCCAGCCACACGCCGCCCACCATCATCCAGGTCTCGGGCAGTTCGTGGTTGATGTTGAACTCAGTGAGTACCCACCCGCCAAAGCCGATGGCCCATGCGATGAGAAGCATGAAAAGCTCTGTCCAACGCCTCTTGGCCTGGACGACGACGGTGCCGTCGTCGAATTCCTGTCCGATACTCATCAGCAGTCACCCGAACTGACGGCAGGCAGATCCACCTCATGTCCTGAGGCACTCGGGGAGG
The genomic region above belongs to Cutibacterium equinum and contains:
- a CDS encoding FtsW/RodA/SpoVE family cell cycle protein, which encodes MSIGQEFDDGTVVVQAKRRWTELFMLLIAWAIGFGGWVLTEFNINHELPETWMMVGGVWLGVAVVAHIFVRIAIPYADPVILPIVFALNGLGLAMIHRIDLISDPHHHRMETQALWTALGITLFVATLLILRDHRKLQKYPYVLFIVGLGFLLLPLVPGLGMSVLGSRVWIHIGSYSFQPAEVSKVVLAIAFAAYLVDNRDVLSRAGHTILGITLPRARDLGPIAVMWVATMLVIVYQNDLGTGMLFYGMFVVMLYITTERIGWAILGAISLLGGAALAYAFFGHVRIRFDSWLHPFTDYSQNYQIIQAQFGLAWGGLAGRGWGLGRPGMVPLAWSDFIATSIGEELGVTGLMAVIVMFFIFTARGMRTALGCRDDFGKLMVAGLSFTLALQVFAIIGGVTRLLPLTGLTTPFMSQGGSSLVANWVIVAIIMIVSHRNRKPADDFVATVPADSQAQTTTVITNGGAR